GAGAGATCTTGGAGCAACTACAAAGGTTTAACGCGTCGAATTTTGAAGCTTACgagtttcgttcgttcgtttccttTTCAAGATTGAAAGTCTGTGCAGAACGAGTAGGAATGGTCTCCAAAGCGACGTGAATTATAGTTTCAAAGGGGAGGCGGTCCATTCTGTCCGAACAGAATGGCTAAACACACGGTGATAATGATCGCCCGGTGTAAATTAAAGCTTAATTGATTACACGGATCCGTTTCAATTACGAGTAAAACGCGCGTCGACGCGTATTCATCTTCTCCATTACCGATCCTCGCAATTACTCTCGTTTTGCACAGACCTGTGTAATTTATCTCATTCAAAGATATTCGTCGCCCTATTCCACTGAACTCGAAACGATCATAGGGAACATAATTACGgaaacataattttagaaatgtcGCAGATCGTGTAATTCGTATAATCAAAAATTGATAGATGTTTAACGGTATCAGACTTCATGCGATCGTATCGTTATAAATCGATTTGTTGTCTTGAGAGAAACGCGGATCACTGACCGATCTTTTCATTCCTCGGCGTTAGCGATTAATTCCGCCGGAACTAAAAAGGAGTTTTGGCCTGGTGATTAATCAGCCAGCCAGATGACAAAGAGGAAGCGCGCGCTTAGCGTATAATATTCGTAGGATGCGACCACGGAGTGCGCATGAGTGTGAATCTTGCTGTCGATTGGAATGAGTGTGAGGCGTGCGCGCGCCCGCGCGACAcactttttgtaataatattttctttagtcGTGCTGTGTAAAGGCTGTAGTACGTAAAACCCCGACATCCACGTTATCTTTAAGTTCGCACAAGCTCCTTTTTCACccgtttatttttcattttgtactTTGTTCCGTTCGAATAAAGCCACTTACAAGTTTCGTTGCATCGccttgttttatttcttttatccaaCACTTTCGTCACGAATCGCACCCctgtatgtatttatgtttTGTTCGTGTCGTTGGTGATCGACGATAGCCAATATGTATAAAGAGAAGAGTTGAAAGAGGTACGTTATTTCTGTTAAAGGTACGATCGATCAGGCTGTCGTTGATTACCAATGTGTCGACTAGAGACAACATCGCTTGACAATTACTTtccattttgttatttttaccatttttttgtcattttttcgTTTCCGCATCGCGGAACGCTTGTTTTTACGAttccgttcttttttttcctacCGCGATAGAGACCGTTGATTATTTGTTGCTGTGTATCGCGAGTGCCTGATTGAGTAAATGTCTTGTCGAGCCGTGAACAATGGCTGTGAAGATCGATGATACGAGATGGCAGGTAAGTAAGAATTTACGATCATATTAATGGTTTGTGCATGGTAAACTGCGGATCGCTAACACGGTTAAGAGAATACACCACTAATCACGTTGACTAAAATTAATCGCACACGAACTAACATTCTCTCTGATCATCTTTGATCCAATAAAACTGTATCGTTCCTAAAAAATCTTGTTCTATCCCGACTTATTTTCTCGCTGTCTAAGACTTTGCGCGATTACGATCGACCTGTCTGAAAGGAATGAAAGGAAAGTAGAATCTCTAACGGCCAAGTTGTTGTTACTACAGATCGAGAATCTAGAGGATCTGCTGAAGGAGAAGGACAACCAGGTCGACATGGCCAGAGCGCGTTTAACGGCAATGCAGGCGCACCACTGCAGCAGCGAAGGTGCCCTCAGTAGCCTGGAGGAGGCGATAGGAGATAAGGAGAAGCAAATGGCACAATTACGGGAACAGAGGGACCGGGCGGAGCAGGAGAAACAGGAAGAAAGGGAATTACACGAAAGGGAAATCGCCGAGTACAAAATGAAAATCCACGCTCTCGAGTCCGAAGTAAGTCCTCGTGGATAAGCACAATACATTTTTTTGTCTCCCAATCGATTCCTCTTCCCTATCAATTTGCCTGGACTAGACTAAATCGTATACTGATTAGAAATTTACAAGGAATGTATCTAATTCTAAGTGCGTTCGAAGTACACCTTGTTTAACATCGTTTCAGTCGATACGATCAATAATGCAGCTCGAACTTCTATGAAACTTTAACTTCCCACCGTTCCCCCTgctaacaaaaacaaaaaacactTCGTGCGCTTTTCTCGCGTTATTCCTTGGCCAAAGATCGTCCAAGTGTTAGTTTCTGACTGTTTCTGCTCACGGCAGGTTGAGAAATTGGGCGCCCGTTTGGAAAGAGCACAAGCAGAAAAAGACCGACTGGAAGCGAAGCTGGAAAGTTCACAGTCGGAGCTCGGCAAGAGCAAAGCCGAACTGGACAAGGCTGCGTCCGAGGTTGGTCGTAGCGGAGCCGACTGGGAGGCTGCCAAACAGAGACTGACCAGGCTCGAACTGGAAAACGAAAGACTCAGGCACGATCTCGAAAGGTCTCAGAGCACTTACGGCAGAAGCACGCTCAATTCCTCTCAGGAAATGGACAGGATCTCCGAAAGAGCCGAGAAGACAGCCGCGGAACTCAGGAGGGCTCAGGCTGAGCTCAGGGTCACGCAGGCTGACAACGAAAGAGCTAGGGCTGAAGCTGCTGCTCTGCAAGAAAAGGTAAAATATCGCTTTTACTCCACTTAGACGGTTTTACGGCtaccaaaatatttttacaatctcGTCAGAGCGTCTCGGATATATTAGCCAATGCTGATCATCTCTGTttacacacattcgagaaatTCTTGTCCTCATAAATTGACAgttataaaatgaattataaaataatatattctatttataaattaactcttttaaacattttattcacTTGATTTTGAAACCAATAATCATTTCGCTCTTTTGTTGTCTCATCCTAGAATTCATTTCTTGAACAGAATCGACTTTCTTGGCAACAGTTCGAAAATTGATTGAGATGTAAATTTCTGCAGATCAGCGAACCGCTGAGTCCCCGGCGATTGGGAAAACGTATCGTGACTCAATAGCATGATTCAACGTCTCGGTCACCGGTCACGAATGCTTTAACAAACCTTCTAACCACATGATCGATTCGAAGCGAAACGAATCCACAAATCTCGCGCAGAAATCACTTCCACCGCTGACGGAACTTCTCGTTGAATCAAGTAATCGATGAACTAGTCGAGTTGATAAAAAGATCGCGCGTCAAGGGACCTGCCTTGCGACCAATTAACCACCGAAGTATCCCCAGCTACGATTCCCATCCCCATAATCTGTAGCTGGTCGTTTTGCCTCTATTAATGAACGATCGAGTCTACTTGGCAGCCCTGTTCCGCTTCCAAGAAGCAAGAACAATCGCCTTTAATCGCGATCGATTCACGAGGCCACCACGGTCTGGTCCCGATCCGTACACGCTGTGGTAGTCGAATCTAATTTCCAATCACGCCTTCGTTCTTCCCAAGCATCACCGGTGTTCCCGATGTTCGTCGATAGCGCGAAACGAACCGGTAATGAAACTGCCGGCTAAGTGGCCGGAAAATTGCACGCAACTTCACACTCGAGTGCAATCGAAGACACCTGACTAGAATTTCCGTAGGGGTTGCTCGTTACCCCTCGTTTCGATCCATTTCGAATGATTGACTCTTCCAGAAAAGATTTCTCTTTAGAGCTTTTCTTTAGGTCGTCGAGCTTTTTCCCTCGGACTGATTACTCGAGtcgatgtatttatttaatccctgtataataataaattatcgctTCACGTGGAAACATTAATAAACACGAATGATACGAACGTAGGTTAGAGCAAGCAGAGgagaaattgattttaattaacgcAACGTGATGAACAGGCAACGCGTTAAATCTGTATTAATAACGACGTGCATGTATTTTCTCCAACGATGCAGCTATTACAAGATGGGAAATTCTAGAGATTAATTTCGTGAACGTAAACCTCGAAACAAGTAGAATTATGAGATTCATGAGCTGGCTATCGCTTAATTATCTGATGAGTTTATCCGGTAAAAATTCAGCATAAGCGATTAAACGCGTCTTAAATACTTCGACGAACTGAATggaatgaaatgtaaaaagtGTTAAAACTTTTCGATGGTATTTAAAGGTGGAAAAGAGTCAAGGTGAGGTGTACAGACTGAAGGCCAGATTGGAAAATGCTCAGGGTGAACAAGAGAGTCTTCGAGATGAATACGATCGAGCACAGGCTTCGGTGGCTCGTCTGCACTCGGAACGGGACAAGGCAATCGCGGAACTTGAGAAAACACAAGAAGAACTGGAACGGACACAGGCTACTCTGGGCAAGGCACAACTTCAACAGGATAAATTGCAAAATCTACTGGACAAAACGCAAAGTGAAGTGGACAAGCTTCAAGAGAAATTGGATAAAACGCAAACGGAAATTCGCAGGGTAAGTCAAAGAGAATTTACCTACAATTTTCACCTGTAAATTTACCTCTGTTATGTGAAACAACTTTTCTGGAAATTACTAAGTTAAatacttgaatattttatgtaaatcacATAGAAGCTAAACTGAGCAACTTTGTCGAAATTGAGAGGGTAAACcactttgaaatattaaaaaaagaaaatcaattgGAGTTAATTAATTTGGCTCCTGAGTAGCTCGTAAAACGTAAACACAGACTTAAAGTAGAGACTAGAAAAGTTACGGTGGAACGATTCGATTCTATATAGATGCAAATGGAAAAGGAAAAGCAGAACTACGATTTCGAAAATTTGCAAAGCCAACTGGACAAAGCGCTCGGCCAATCGACAAGGATGCAGAAAGAACGGGAAACGATTCAATTGGAAGTCGACCGGTTGCAGGATAAGTACGAGAAAGCTCAGGTAAGAGAAGGTGATAACAGATAACATGGTCTCGAATCATATTTGACTAAAGTATCCACCACGAAGGCAGGTAGCGTTAGTAAAAATATCCTTTTACATCCAGATGATAATGCAACGACTACAGAAGGAGAGGGACAACTTTCaggaagaaacagagaaactGCACGAGAGGATAGAGTTCCAACAGAATCAAATAGCGAAAATGCAACGGGACAAGGATAACGTACTATCGGAACTCGAATTAGTTAAAGAGAGATGGGAGAAGGCTCACAATTCTCACCAGAAGTTAACCGTAAGTAACCTGATTTTTGTTGTAGGTCATCAAGAACAGTTAATGTctggagagaaagagagagagagcagcgaaattgcataaaattgtatttaattacaaagttGTATCtcgtaataaaattgtataaaattggtTATTGTAACGTAGCTTGAACGAGACGACGCTATGACTGAAATCGAAATCCTGAAGGAGAAGCTGGAAAAAGCGCAATATTCGATGAACAAAGCTCACGAGGAACGGGAGAACGCGAACAAGGAGTTCGAAAAGATGCTGGAGAAGTACGACAGGTGAGCGATCGTGATTTTCCGTTCGATAAGAGTGACAATCGATCACGAAAGATCTTGttatgatttcgacagagccCAGAGCGAGGTGTATCGGCTGCAAAATCGCATCGAAGTGATGGAAGCTGACAAAGACAGACTAGAGCTCGAGGCGGAAAAGCAACAGATGTTGGCATCGAAGAGTCGCGACGAGGCAAGGAAAGCCCAAGAGGAATTGGCCCGCGTGCAAGAGATGTACGATCGAGCGGCTCTTCAATTAGGTCGCACGAAGGAACACGAAGAGAAATCGAAGGAAGATCTAGATAGGTTAGCGGTGGATCTGGAAATGGTACGGGAACGTTACGAGAAATCGCAGATCGAGCTACGCAGGTTAcagaacgagagagagaaactTGTAGCTGACAACGAAAGGATCAGTTTCGAATTGGAGCGCGCTCACTCCCAATTGACCAAGGCTCAGGCGGCGACCGATAAGACGCAGGAGGAGTTAGCACGAATGCAGCTGGAGATAGAAAAGATGTACGAGAAACACGACAGGCAGCAAGCCGAAGTGAGGAAGGCGCAAGCGGAGACGGAGCGATTGCGAGTGGAGGCTGAGAGCGCGCGCGAAGAGTGCGAGAGGTACGCGACCAGGTTCGGCAAGTATCAAGAAAGCCAAGAACGGCAGAAGGAGGAACACGAGTGGGCGAAGCTGGAGGTGGAGCGGCTCCGCGATCGACTGGAGAAGGCGTTGGCGGAACTCGAACGCGCGAGGAAGGCCGAGCAGGACGCCTCGAGGCTGCGCGCCGATCTGGAACGTGCGGAAGGGGTGCGAGGTAAATACCAGTACGAGCAAGAGAAGTGGCAAAGCGAGGGTAGTAGGCTACAACAGGAGGTGGACAAGCTGCGCGAACGCCTGGAGGGCCGTGAGTCGGAGCTGAAGAGGACGCAGTCGGGCAACGCCGAGCTCGAGGCGAAGCTGCACGAGACGCAGCTTCAGCTCGAGCGGGCGCGCGAGGAGACCAACAAGGCGACTGCGGCGCAGGAGCGGAATCGCGGCGAGATCGAACGCGCTAGAATCGAAACCGAGAAGATACGCGATCGTCACGACAAGGTGAAGGCGAGAGCGGACGCCCTGGAGGCGGACAACGAGAAGCTCCGCGTCGAGATTGTACGGCTCGAGAGACTGATGCAAACCGAGGGTAAGACCAGATCGGAGAGCGCGAGCATCGAGGTCGAACGGCTGCGCGCCAGCCTCGACAAGGCGATCGTCGCGCGCGATCAGGTGGAGCTCGAAGCGGGCAGACTGGCCAAGGAACTCGAGAAGACGCACATGCAGACGGCCAAGTATCAGGAAGCCGCAGAGGCGAACAAGAAGGAACTCGAACGGCTAGCCGCGGAGATGCAGCTGCTCAGGGACGAACGGGAGGCACTCAGGCAGGAACTGAGACGGgtgcaacagcagcagcaacaacaacagcagcaacaacagaTCGCTGGCAGCGAGGAGATAGCTCATTTACAGCACGAGCTGCAGCTCGCTCAACGGGAACGCGACAAGATGGCCGCGATCCTCGAGAATCGAGAGAAACACTCGGAGAAGATCGAGAAGGTGAAGGAAAAGCTCGAGGCGGAGGCGAAACAGCTGCAAGTGGAACGCGATCAATTGGTGATACAACTAGAGAAATCGCAGGAGATGCTGGTCAACTTCCAGCAGGAATTGAACACGAACGAAGCGGAGCTCGAGCGTCAACGCGAGGAGGTTCGCCGGTTGCAGCAGATGCAGCAACAGAGGGTACACGCGCAGACGCCGGATAGAGCCGCGAAGGAGGCCCTCGAGGCGCAGATGCGAGAGGTTCATCGGCTGAGCCAGCAGGTGCAAAACCTGACTCAGGCCCAGACGAAGGAACGACAGAGGGCCGATCAGGCCGAGAAACGCGTGCAAGAACTTCAGAAGCAGATCGTCTCGAGGGATACGAGCGCGGCTGCTGGTGGCGTGAACGAGGCACAGCTCGAACAATGGAGGAAGCTATGCGAGACGGAGAAACAACGGGCGGACGCGGCCGAGAGGCAGGCTACTGAGCTACAAAAACGTATCCAGAACACCGAGAGGCAGCTACACGCTCAACAACAGCAGATCCAGCAGATGCAGGTGACGatgcagcagcaacaacaacagctacagcagcagcaacagcatcCGCAACAAAACGGCCAGGAGGTCGCCAGGTTGAGAAAGGAGCTCGAGCGTGCGCAAGAGAACGTTAAGCAGGCAGGCGTCGAGCGCGAGCGGTTCCAGGAACAGCTCGAAAAGCTGTGCCAGGAACTGCAGAAATATCAGGTTAGCAGCAGCACGACCTGCACTCGCTCGCGCGCTAACCTACACTACTACAGCCTACATCCGCACCATATAATGCCTGCACTATGTCTCTGCCTATGTATACCGTTGGCTGATCGTTGTCGACCGGCTGCCGACACGTCATCGCGCCTCCTCGTCTCTCTATGTCTTCTCATTTCAACCGCAGCCTCTGCCTTCGTCGTCGACGAAGCAGAAACTCGCCCACAGCTCATATACACGCCGCaaataacaaacaaaaaaaaatcaaatcatatatcaaatattatgcATATGTAACAGAACGataacgatcgaacgatatcgtgtatatatatatatacatatatataagatatatatatacgtatacaaacGAAATCGGAAAAAAACCAAACCACGATGCACCCGCACAATCTTTCTCATCTTATGTTGCGTACATGTATATCTCGGGGCGTCCGTCACACTTCACAGCGAAGCGCAACATCGCCTTCATCATTATCATTCTCCTCGAATTTTTTTAACCTACCTCTATGAACCCCTCGTTTCTCCACGAAATCGTTTCCCCCAAAACCATTTGCGATTACTCTCAAGCACAGCCATACGCGCCCATTGCTCTTTCTTTTCCGTTATGCCGATTTTTATCGTTAtgtttattattgttatcacCAGCATCAGCGACGAGACGATCGAAGCgatacgaaaaaaagaaattgttcctCCTTTCTAGATGAACAGGAACGCACAGTTAATATCACAGCGATCCTCTCATTCGCCGATTCATTTGGCTGGTTATTGTTACTGCTGTAATTTTGTTGCGCGTTCGACATCGCAACGATGAGCAACCTCATTACGAGTATCACTTTTTCGTTTccttaatttttgtttcgttttggGAGCATGCCACTGTATTCGAGATGCCAGAGATAGAAAATGGTTACTTGGTTTTTGTAAGATGCGACGAATGACCACGAGAATCAAGCCTTGTGTCTGCGATTCACGATTATTTTGTACAGGCTGGAGAATGAATCACGAGCAATGCACACAGAATGCGTTCCGCACGTTTTGTACGTACGTTCACCTCGAGACATTTTTTATCTCGACGCATATGTTTTTTATAAGTATTCTGTACATATTATACTTCGCTATGAACGTCAGTAGATATACGAGGAATTGCGAATTTCTTCTCATCTGCGCGTCTGACTTGTTTTTTAATTGCGTTTCCATGCATCTCTCATTTACGAAAGCCGTGACCATGATGACCGTATTcgaaattaaatcaatttacACGTTGATACCAAAAGAAAAACGCATCTGAGaagtatagaaaaaaatcaGAGTGCACGTTTAGACGTAATGGTCGCGGCTCTGAACGAAACGGCTTTCATTTGCCTAGCTGTAGCGTCTCGTAAACACGgaagaacgaaattttacaacGTTTGTTTCGACGCAGGTGGACTTGCACGAGGCGAACAAGAAACTCCAAGCTGGCGCCGCGAAGGCTGGTATCGATACTACTCAAGAGAGAAGACAATTGGAGGAGCAGAGACGCCAAGTGGAAGAACAGAGAAAGCAGATGGAAGAACGAGCGAAGTCCGTAGATCAGAAAGCTAGAACGATAGAGGAGAAGGAGAGGACGCTCCAAGGTCTCGACCAGGACCTAAAGAAACGGAAAGCGAAGATGGATCAGTTGGAGCAGCAGTTACAAAGAGTAACTTGATAAATCAGTTGTTTAtcgaaattacaattattctcGCGCGATAAATAGATTCCAAAAAAGAAGATCGATTTTTCAAGTCACTTTCTTCTTTGTATAGAGCGGTGGGTCGCCGGACAAGAGGTTGGCGGAAATGCAGAAGGCTCTCGAAAATTCCGAGAAAGAGCTGGAAAAAGCGAAAGAAGAGTCGACCAGAAGCTCAGCCGAGACGGAAAGGTTACTGCACCTGATGCAGATGACTCAGGAAGAGCAGAATGCCAAGGAGAGACAAATCAGAGAACTTCAAGAGTCAGTATCAggcataaaaattcaaatgctCGTACAGTATGTCACTAACGATACAATTTTGTTCGCAGTGCACTCAAAGCCGCACAAGCCAAGTTGAAACAAGCCGCAACTGCACAGCAACAAGAGGTCAGTAAGCAAATTTATCTTTTCtcatttcttatattttaaaaatcgtaTATTTTAACTATAGAACGATATTAATCTTACTTAAATTAGTTTTGAATTACTAGAAATTACTTTTAACCGCGCAAAGAATGATCTCTATAGATTTTCTACTAACTAGCAGTTTCTTTGCGCTGTTCCAACcgcatttaaaaattaatatcgatgGGATTGTGACTAATCAGTTgtcctttttaaattttcacgcTGACCCTGGACACGGCACGTACACGTTACGATCTGTGTGTTTGCTTGCTTGATCGTCTTGGTTGTTTTTTCTCTGTATTTGATCGTCCATTATTGTTTACATATTGTGGCCCGTGTCCATACATTTCGATCTGTTTTCGTGCGAAACGAACTTGCGTTTCCGAATGACGAAttgaaaaaaaacaaaaaaaaatctcTCGAAACCGAACAcgacaaaaaataaaactgacaaaaatatataaaaaatacagacGGGTCCCACCGGATTCCTAAAAAGCTTGTTCTAAGGTCGATTTTCGTTGGGGACGCCTTCTCCGTTCTTTTTAGTACAATTTGCATATTAAGCGAACTTTACAAGTACACGAACTTATTATACGAAACTAATCGAACGAAAGGAGATCGTACTGATTCGCCATTGACAACACACTTGTcaagatatataattattttacgtaacgCTGCGACCATTGttaacatatttaataattgatagCGGGAAGATATTGacgataataacaataaatatagatatatatataaatataaatattaatgtaaagGTGATGAGAGAGCGAGCGattaatgttaattaattattaacgatGCGAtcgtgtatgtacatatatatgtaacatgaatatatgtatatacatatcacGCTGGAGAATGGACAAACGCATGTACTGTACATGTGTATATACACGTACACGACAGAGATATACGTatgtagatatataaatataaatatatacataaaaagaaaGCATGTGAATGGTGTAAGGCCGAGGCAGAGAACGGCGAGCAGAGgaattaaaagaaacagaGGAGAGATCTTTCAGAGGCTGACTTTCCACATCGTCATGTCATGAGAGACGATGGCTTCGACGAAAGCGacgagatagaaaaaaaaggaaaacaataagaaaaaatcgagaggggagaaaaagaacgagagagaTCACTagagagaatgagagagagaggaagtcAAATGGCACGTTCGCAGCCATTCGGAGACGCACCCTTACGTCGTGCAGTACGAAACATTTCGATATACACGGGTCAAAAATCACCGTGTTTTTCCCCAATTCCCCTACGACCGTTCACCTACCcttttcgttcaatttttctttacgTTCATACCCGTTGCCTTCGCACACGCACCACAACGCCTGTCGCAACGTCCACGCGCACCGATGCACGCACACAACAGCCAGACACCTTTGGAACCGCTCTCCAAAACGCCAGGGAATGCGAGGAATCTAAGAAAATCGAGCTGGAGACGAAAGACCGGCGAATATCGGAACTAGAACTGAAAGCATCCTCCCTGGAGAAATTGCTAAAGGAGCAGTTTGCTTGTTCGAAGAAGATGAAGGACGCTAAGAACTTTAGTTTGGAGGATAACGAAAGCTGGAAGAAGGAGTTGGAACTGAAGAACCAAAAAATTGCCGAACTAAAGGATCAACTGGCAGTTTGTAAAAGCGTGAAGAACAGTGACAACGAATGCACCCAAAGCTTGAAATTGATGGATGAACTAACGGAAGAGAAGGAGTCCTGGAGGAAGGAAATGCAGGTGAAGAACGAACGCATATCGCAGCTGGAAGACGAAATAAAAACCCTCAAGTGTTCGACGAGGGTGGAATCAAAGAAATGCAAAGACAACGAACCTAAAGTACAAGATAACGACGAGACCtggaaattagaaattgaaacgaagaaCCGACGAATCGTTGAGTTGGAGCAAGAAATGGAGTCCCTGGAGAATTTCCTCAGGGAACACGCAGATACCGAAAGCGTACGAGATCTAGAAGTCGTAATCGAGAGGAAATCGAGAAGAATAGAGGAACTAGAGGACACTGTGGCCGAGTTCGAGGATTTTCTGAAGCaaaatcccgatgtaaaagaGCTGCATGATCTTCGTTGTCAAGTAACCGCTGGGAATAGACGAATTCAGGAATTGGAGAGGTGGATTCAAAAGAACGGCGAGAATAGAGAATCTAGAATCAATCAGGAAAGAGTTATCGAATTGGAAGAGATGGTCACGCAGTTAGAAGAGTACGTGAGAAAGCACAACGTCGATGTGTTGAAAAGAAAGTTACAAGATCGTGAGTGCAGAATCGATCAGTTGCAAAGTCGAGTTGGGTATTTGGAAAAGGAACTGTTGAAAGTCGAAGAAAACCATCGAGGTAAGATTGTTTCATAATCCTAATATTAATCCTGATCCTTCGTTCTTTGTCTTTTTTGAACGTCCTCAATTTTGGTTTAATAATCGCAGTCAATTATTAACCGAGTTCCAATTTGCAGGAAAAGAAACACAAAAGGATCATGAAGAGGAAGGGGCGACTATGAAACCAGACGATCCTCCTTGCGCTCAAGTGATCCAATGCGCAGAGGTGCTTGAAACGGAACAAAAGATGAGGAAGATGGAGCTTGTCATATTTGAGAAAGATAACAAGGTTCAGGAATGCGAACAGCAAATCgtggaaaataaagaagaaataacgaaACTCGAAAAGCAGGTAGCTACTCTGAAAAAAGAACTAAGTGAGTACGACGATATCGGGGTTCTAAAGGAAGAAATCAGAGTGAGGGATGAGAGGATTCAACAACTGGAGGATGAAGTAGACTCCCTCGAAAGAGCCTTCAGCGAAAGGATCGATTTGGAGCAAATTGAGGAACTGGTAAATGTGATCAAGGAGAAGGAAGACAAGGAACGACAATTTTCGAAAGAATTGACGGAGAAAAGGGACAGGATCGAGGAGCTCAGCGAAGCTCTTCGCGAAAGCGTTGTCATTACAAGCGACAGCgaaagaaaattgcaaaacGAGGAGAAAATGAAGAAGGAAGCTCTTCAAAGGGTAAAGAAGAATAAGGCGTTTGAGTAAagcattttgtaaaaataaatgatgatCGTAATTTGTTGTTTTTCTCTTCCAGATAGCTAAGTTGGAACAAAGAATTGCCTCGATGCAATCCGCTTCAGCGTTAAAGTGCATTACTTGTCAACCCCTTCTTTCGAAACTGCACAAATACGAGAAGAAACTTAGAAGTTTTACCGAAGAGAGAACCATGCAACTCGAAGATCTTCGTCAAATGAAGTAAGCAATTTCGAAAAGTGACGTATTCTTATTAACGgtctttataaaattattttgtcgacAGACGAGAAGCTCTGAAAGCCGCAGTCTCCGAGAAAGACGCACACTTGGCTCTGCTAGAACTTTCAGGGCTAAAAACTGTTGCTCAATCCGAACAAGCGGATCAATTGAAAGCAGATAAGAAGAGATTATTGGAGAAGTTGAAGAAAGAGGTACTTTCTAGTTCTTGATGACTGATCGGAATGAAAAAGGTGTATTTTCAACGAGGGATAAATACTTGTGTTATAGGATGAAGAAAGC
This genomic window from Bombus fervidus isolate BK054 chromosome 5, iyBomFerv1, whole genome shotgun sequence contains:
- the Brp gene encoding ELKS/RAB6-interacting/CAST family member bruchpilot isoform X6 translates to MSRDPYSSGSGVVGPGGGTRSPRSGRRVGELPTVDRSPSRSYASGRGSPLGRKRGTRSGNNSPEHLGFGSYHHHQLGSPYYSRDEDLASPVMLEERGRSMSTGGGGGGHHRSRSASRPAMSSSAGMSARYTSLDRASAGILDHDREFVPIRDPRERSRDRGLYLEDELYGSRSARQSPNTHMLRDSGGYIGELQHQNNDLQRELGNLKKELELTNQKLGSSMHSIKTFWSPELKKERALRKEESSKYSLINEQLKLLSSENQKQSMMVRQLEEELRMRMRGPSVEMQQQMEVLYNENEHLTREIAILRDTIKLDELRTEVQRRDQELLAMSAKMKTLEEQHQDYQRHITVLKESLCAKEEHYNMLQADVEEMRQRLEEKNRMIEKKTQAAMQAQQERNRMNTELTELKDHMDIKDRKINVLQRKIENLEDLLKEKDNQVDMARARLTAMQAHHCSSEGALSSLEEAIGDKEKQMAQLREQRDRAEQEKQEERELHEREIAEYKMKIHALESEVEKLGARLERAQAEKDRLEAKLESSQSELGKSKAELDKAASEVGRSGADWEAAKQRLTRLELENERLRHDLERSQSTYGRSTLNSSQEMDRISERAEKTAAELRRAQAELRVTQADNERARAEAAALQEKVEKSQGEVYRLKARLENAQGEQESLRDEYDRAQASVARLHSERDKAIAELEKTQEELERTQATLGKAQLQQDKLQNLLDKTQSEVDKLQEKLDKTQTEIRRMQMEKEKQNYDFENLQSQLDKALGQSTRMQKERETIQLEVDRLQDKYEKAQMIMQRLQKERDNFQEETEKLHERIEFQQNQIAKMQRDKDNVLSELELVKERWEKAHNSHQKLTLERDDAMTEIEILKEKLEKAQYSMNKAHEERENANKEFEKMLEKYDRAQSEVYRLQNRIEVMEADKDRLELEAEKQQMLASKSRDEARKAQEELARVQEMYDRAALQLGRTKEHEEKSKEDLDRLAVDLEMVRERYEKSQIELRRLQNEREKLVADNERISFELERAHSQLTKAQAATDKTQEELARMQLEIEKMYEKHDRQQAEVRKAQAETERLRVEAESAREECERYATRFGKYQESQERQKEEHEWAKLEVERLRDRLEKALAELERARKAEQDASRLRADLERAEGVRGKYQYEQEKWQSEGSRLQQEVDKLRERLEGRESELKRTQSGNAELEAKLHETQLQLERAREETNKATAAQERNRGEIERARIETEKIRDRHDKVKARADALEADNEKLRVEIVRLERLMQTEGKTRSESASIEVERLRASLDKAIVARDQVELEAGRLAKELEKTHMQTAKYQEAAEANKKELERLAAEMQLLRDEREALRQELRRVQQQQQQQQQQQQIAGSEEIAHLQHELQLAQRERDKMAAILENREKHSEKIEKVKEKLEAEAKQLQVERDQLVIQLEKSQEMLVNFQQELNTNEAELERQREEVRRLQQMQQQRVHAQTPDRAAKEALEAQMREVHRLSQQVQNLTQAQTKERQRADQAEKRVQELQKQIVSRDTSAAAGGVNEAQLEQWRKLCETEKQRADAAERQATELQKRIQNTERQLHAQQQQIQQMQVTMQQQQQQLQQQQQHPQQNGQEVARLRKELERAQENVKQAGVERERFQEQLEKLCQELQKYQVDLHEANKKLQAGAAKAGIDTTQERRQLEEQRRQVEEQRKQMEERAKSVDQKARTIEEKERTLQGLDQDLKKRKAKMDQLEQQLQRSGGSPDKRLAEMQKALENSEKELEKAKEESTRSSAETERLLHLMQMTQEEQNAKERQIRELQDALKAAQAKLKQAATAQQQEPDTFGTALQNARECEESKKIELETKDRRISELELKASSLEKLLKEQFACSKKMKDAKNFSLEDNESWKKELELKNQKIAELKDQLAVCKSVKNSDNECTQSLKLMDELTEEKESWRKEMQVKNERISQLEDEIKTLKCSTRVESKKCKDNEPKVQDNDETWKLEIETKNRRIVELEQEMESLENFLREHADTESVRDLEVVIERKSRRIEELEDTVAEFEDFLKQNPDVKELHDLRCQVTAGNRRIQELERWIQKNGENRESRINQERVIELEEMVTQLEEYVRKHNVDVLKRKLQDRECRIDQLQSRVGYLEKELLKVEENHRGKETQKDHEEEGATMKPDDPPCAQVIQCAEVLETEQKMRKMELVIFEKDNKVQECEQQIVENKEEITKLEKQVATLKKELSEYDDIGVLKEEIRVRDERIQQLEDEVDSLERAFSERIDLEQIEELVNVIKEKEDKERQFSKELTEKRDRIEELSEALRESVVITSDSERKLQNEEKMKKEALQRIAKLEQRIASMQSASALKCITCQPLLSKLHKYEKKLRSFTEERTMQLEDLRQMKREALKAAVSEKDAHLALLELSGLKTVAQSEQADQLKADKKRLLEKLKKEDEESIELSVESDLFCSEGTLQLLTKVLETSDDDEEETSNDRRSDSNSPRPATTNGDSCADSKKTSKELESRSKRELAGKSHQQDSR